In Panacibacter ginsenosidivorans, the following proteins share a genomic window:
- a CDS encoding DUF5916 domain-containing protein produces the protein MLRHITLLLILFSVSVCLNAQVKSLPVIKVEQPPKLDGILDDAVWQNAADANSFIINFPDFGKASTQTTDVKVVYDDEAIYIGAYMHDDPKLIRRQLTQRDKQEFQDADNFGVAFDTYSDKQNAFQFIVTSANVQSDVRISATVQSGADDGNDNGGFDYNWDAVWDSRTTIVSDGWIAEIKIPYSAIRFSKEEVQQWGVNFSRYIRRLNETSYWNPVNPKENGFVNQFGVLSGLKDIKPPLRLSLLPYISTGYRTVPTNEGSINTFLHNGGMDVKYGINESFTMDMTLVPDFGQVQSDNIILNLTPFEQQFAENRPFFTEGTELFNKAGIFYSRRVGATPGGYYDALQLASDSGYTILKNPSATQLYNATKFSGRTKDGLGIGIFNAVTAPMHAEFEKKSGEIFSVETEPLTNYNVFVIDQSLKNRSFITFTNTNVIRNSHARDGNVSALDLSLFDKSNTYNFQAKGAYSYVTGDDPHNGFRTYTSFGKVSGKWQWEASNLIKSKQYDPNDLGILFRNNEMESIAKLSYKQFTPNKTFNFRNYEISIDYINRLQPFSYSSLEINGDFLHVFKNFWDASLVAFVHPFWDNDYYNLRKPGRVLKTVPFAFAGIRGSTDSRKKIFASYFVGYANFSPQKDDPFTLYNLGLRYRFNPKFSLSVEGERQFDKGNIGWALDEPITGEPIAGLREVTQFSTLINATYNFKARMNLSARVRHYWSKVHYNTFYDVDLDGNRTERPFIDDQDENFNAFNIDMFFTWDFRLGSRLIIAYKNALGPDAIVDGYSNTKYGNNFKELFNVPHSNEISIKFVYYIDAQKFIKKKE, from the coding sequence ATGCTAAGGCACATAACCTTACTGCTTATTCTTTTTTCTGTTTCTGTTTGCCTGAATGCGCAGGTAAAATCATTACCTGTAATAAAAGTTGAACAGCCCCCAAAATTGGATGGCATATTAGATGATGCAGTATGGCAAAATGCTGCGGATGCAAATTCATTTATTATCAACTTTCCCGATTTTGGCAAAGCATCTACGCAAACAACAGATGTAAAAGTGGTATATGATGATGAAGCGATCTACATTGGCGCTTACATGCATGATGACCCCAAACTTATAAGAAGGCAATTAACACAAAGAGATAAACAGGAATTCCAGGACGCAGATAATTTTGGTGTTGCATTCGATACATACAGTGATAAACAAAATGCATTTCAGTTTATTGTTACATCTGCCAATGTACAAAGCGATGTGCGTATATCTGCAACCGTACAATCAGGGGCAGATGATGGCAACGATAATGGAGGCTTTGATTATAACTGGGATGCAGTGTGGGATAGCCGTACAACTATTGTTTCTGACGGATGGATAGCCGAAATAAAAATTCCTTATTCCGCCATCCGCTTTTCAAAAGAAGAAGTACAGCAATGGGGTGTAAATTTCTCCAGATATATCAGGCGCTTGAATGAAACATCTTACTGGAATCCAGTAAACCCAAAAGAAAATGGTTTTGTAAACCAATTTGGAGTGCTTAGTGGTTTGAAAGATATAAAACCACCATTGCGTCTTTCATTGTTGCCCTATATTTCTACAGGTTACAGAACAGTGCCTACCAATGAAGGAAGCATCAATACATTTTTACATAATGGTGGCATGGATGTAAAGTATGGCATCAATGAAAGCTTTACAATGGATATGACATTAGTGCCTGATTTTGGCCAGGTACAGAGCGATAATATTATTCTTAATCTTACACCCTTTGAACAACAGTTTGCAGAAAACCGCCCTTTCTTTACGGAAGGAACAGAACTGTTTAATAAAGCAGGCATTTTTTATTCAAGGCGTGTAGGGGCTACTCCGGGTGGTTATTATGATGCGTTGCAACTGGCATCAGACAGCGGCTATACTATTCTTAAAAATCCCTCTGCTACACAGTTATACAATGCAACAAAATTTTCCGGCCGCACAAAGGATGGGTTGGGTATAGGCATCTTTAATGCAGTTACAGCACCTATGCATGCAGAGTTTGAAAAAAAGAGTGGCGAAATATTCAGCGTAGAAACAGAGCCGCTTACCAATTATAATGTATTTGTTATAGACCAATCTTTAAAGAATCGTTCATTTATTACATTCACCAATACCAATGTAATCCGCAACAGCCATGCAAGAGATGGAAATGTAAGTGCACTTGATCTTTCATTATTTGATAAATCAAATACTTATAATTTCCAGGCAAAAGGCGCCTATAGTTATGTAACAGGAGATGATCCGCACAATGGTTTCAGAACATACACAAGCTTTGGAAAAGTAAGTGGCAAGTGGCAGTGGGAAGCATCTAATCTTATAAAATCAAAACAATACGATCCCAATGATCTGGGTATTCTCTTTCGTAACAATGAAATGGAAAGCATTGCAAAACTCTCTTACAAACAATTCACACCCAACAAAACTTTTAATTTCAGAAACTACGAAATAAGTATCGACTACATCAACAGGCTACAGCCTTTCTCTTATTCATCTCTCGAAATAAACGGCGACTTCCTGCATGTATTTAAAAATTTCTGGGACGCATCATTGGTTGCTTTTGTACACCCTTTTTGGGATAATGATTATTATAACTTAAGAAAGCCAGGCCGCGTATTAAAGACAGTTCCGTTTGCATTTGCAGGTATTCGTGGAAGCACTGATAGCCGTAAAAAAATATTTGCCAGTTATTTTGTAGGTTATGCAAATTTCTCGCCACAGAAAGACGATCCCTTTACATTATATAACCTCGGTTTGCGTTACAGGTTCAACCCTAAATTCAGTTTATCTGTTGAAGGCGAAAGGCAATTCGACAAAGGTAATATTGGGTGGGCATTAGACGAGCCTATTACAGGCGAGCCTATTGCAGGTTTACGTGAAGTAACACAGTTTTCTACTTTGATCAATGCCACTTATAATTTCAAAGCACGCATGAATCTTAGCGCAAGAGTAAGGCACTATTGGAGTAAAGTGCACTACAATACATTCTACGATGTGGACCTTGATGGCAACAGAACAGAGCGGCCTTTCATCGATGATCAGGATGAGAATTTTAATGCCTTTAATATAGACATGTTTTTTACCTGGGATTTTCGGTTGGGTAGCCGTTTGATCATTGCGTACAAAAATGCACTTGGCCCGGATGCGATTGTTGATGGATACAGCAATACAAAATACGGCAACAACTTTAAAGAATTATTCAATGTGCCACACAGCAATGAGATCAGCATAAAATTTGTGTATTATATCGATGCACAAAAATTTATTAAGAAAAAAGAGTAA
- a CDS encoding histone deacetylase family protein, with product MIKIAYDAIYAHPLPEGHRFPMLKYELIPEQLLHEGTITTENIFAPQPCKEEVVLLTHDKTYFDKLIHQTLTASEQRKIGFPQSPQLTQRELIITQGTIDCCMHAMQYGVALNVAGGTHHAFADRGEGFCLLNDMAVASNYLLQKKHAHKILIIDLDVHQGNGTAKIFEYEPHVFTFSMHGAHNYPFHKEKSDLDIPLKDGTDDETYLSLLKETLPALIKKIKPDFAFFLAGVDILSTDKYGKLQVTITGCKQRDEFVFMVLKKNNIPVTVAMGGGYSPDVRTIVEAHCNTFRAAVDVYG from the coding sequence ATGATAAAGATTGCGTACGATGCAATATATGCACACCCTTTGCCTGAAGGTCATCGTTTTCCTATGCTTAAATATGAATTGATACCTGAACAGTTGTTGCATGAAGGAACAATTACTACAGAGAATATTTTTGCACCGCAACCATGCAAGGAAGAAGTTGTTTTACTAACACATGATAAAACTTATTTTGACAAACTCATTCATCAAACACTTACTGCCAGCGAACAAAGAAAGATAGGTTTCCCGCAGTCGCCGCAACTTACACAACGTGAACTGATCATTACACAAGGCACTATAGATTGTTGTATGCATGCCATGCAATATGGTGTAGCATTGAATGTGGCAGGCGGCACACATCATGCATTTGCAGACAGGGGAGAAGGTTTTTGTTTACTGAATGACATGGCGGTTGCTTCAAATTATTTGCTGCAAAAAAAGCATGCACATAAAATTCTTATCATCGATCTTGATGTGCATCAGGGTAATGGCACTGCAAAAATTTTTGAATATGAACCGCATGTATTCACTTTTAGTATGCACGGTGCGCATAATTATCCTTTTCATAAGGAGAAAAGTGATCTTGATATTCCGTTGAAAGATGGTACGGATGATGAAACCTATCTTTCATTGTTGAAAGAAACATTACCTGCATTGATAAAAAAAATTAAACCTGATTTTGCTTTTTTTCTTGCCGGTGTAGATATACTCTCAACAGATAAATATGGTAAATTACAAGTGACTATTACTGGTTGCAAACAAAGAGATGAATTTGTTTTTATGGTGTTGAAGAAAAATAATATCCCTGTGACTGTTGCAATGGGCGGTGGTTACTCGCCGGATGTAAGAACAATTGTGGAGGCGCATTGCAATACATTCAGAGCTGCTGTTGATGTTTACGGATGA
- the pdeM gene encoding ligase-associated DNA damage response endonuclease PdeM — MTPVKFDIHKEEFWLSPGKMIWYPANKTLIIADLHFGKTGHFRKSGIPVPQDIFKQDLHQLFAGIQFYKPERLLIVGDMFHSKANKELDLFFKWRNDLSHLHIHLIKGNHDILNDQYYTDTAIQVDPHLTAGRFSFIHDIAEITVDENDEQFYFSGHLHPGISLNGGSRQSLHFPCFYFTKKYAVLPAFSAFSGHCMIRPRKGENVFAIVNNSIVQIQ, encoded by the coding sequence TTGACACCGGTTAAGTTTGATATACATAAAGAAGAGTTTTGGCTTTCGCCCGGGAAAATGATCTGGTATCCTGCCAATAAAACTTTGATCATTGCTGATCTGCATTTTGGAAAGACAGGTCATTTCAGAAAATCCGGTATACCTGTGCCGCAGGATATTTTTAAACAGGATCTGCACCAACTTTTTGCTGGCATACAATTTTATAAACCGGAAAGATTATTGATCGTTGGCGATATGTTTCACAGCAAAGCTAATAAAGAGCTTGATCTTTTTTTTAAATGGCGTAATGATCTTTCTCATTTGCATATTCATTTAATAAAAGGTAATCACGATATACTCAATGACCAGTATTATACTGATACGGCTATACAGGTGGATCCACACCTTACTGCGGGCAGATTTTCTTTTATACATGATATAGCGGAAATAACTGTGGATGAAAATGATGAACAATTTTATTTCAGCGGGCATCTGCATCCTGGAATTTCTCTTAACGGTGGCAGCAGGCAATCTTTACATTTTCCCTGTTTTTATTTCACCAAAAAATATGCTGTATTGCCAGCATTCAGTGCATTCAGCGGTCATTGTATGATAAGACCCCGGAAAGGTGAAAATGTTTTTGCGATTGTAAATAATTCAATCGTGCAGATCCAATGA
- a CDS encoding CPBP family intramembrane glutamic endopeptidase has translation MSKQINLYNILHFFLIKIIIGIFIVGGSVVLSGELFNFIFDKTGTPDDIKNLIITIPFCVIALLSYIFLFRFYEKREIKELQLPTFTKNAIIGFLTGLFLQTLFILVIYFAGGYKIIRVNPFSFLFPSFLTALAAGFVAEILIRGIFFRLAEEKLGTINTLLITTILFAVIHSGSNHATFLSVCATSMQAGVLLSAAFIFSRNLWVPIFLHFAWDFAEPGIFGAINPGNSIEQSLFTNEITGPVFITGGQTGPQNSIQSLLLCAAVSLLFLWLAKRKNNILLPAWKRKNTETKS, from the coding sequence ATGAGCAAACAAATCAATTTATATAATATCCTGCATTTCTTTTTAATAAAGATCATCATTGGTATTTTTATAGTTGGAGGATCAGTTGTTTTATCAGGAGAACTATTCAATTTCATATTTGACAAAACAGGGACGCCTGATGATATTAAAAATTTGATCATTACGATACCATTTTGCGTCATTGCCTTATTGAGCTATATTTTTCTTTTTCGCTTTTATGAAAAAAGGGAGATCAAAGAATTACAATTACCAACATTTACTAAAAATGCAATCATTGGTTTTCTAACGGGTCTTTTTTTACAAACACTTTTTATCCTGGTCATTTATTTTGCAGGCGGTTATAAAATCATACGGGTTAATCCATTCTCATTTTTGTTTCCTTCTTTTTTAACAGCACTTGCAGCCGGTTTTGTTGCAGAAATATTGATAAGAGGAATCTTTTTTCGCTTAGCAGAAGAAAAGCTAGGCACTATAAATACGTTGCTTATTACTACAATACTTTTTGCCGTAATACATTCTGGCAGTAACCACGCAACCTTTCTTTCTGTTTGTGCCACTTCCATGCAGGCAGGTGTTTTACTTTCTGCTGCTTTTATTTTTAGTCGCAATCTCTGGGTACCTATATTCCTTCATTTTGCATGGGACTTTGCTGAGCCGGGAATTTTTGGCGCAATCAATCCAGGTAACTCAATTGAACAAAGTTTATTTACCAATGAAATTACCGGTCCTGTCTTTATAACCGGCGGGCAAACAGGACCACAAAACTCCATTCAGTCGCTGTTATTATGTGCTGCAGTAAGCTTATTATTTTTATGGCTGGCTAAGCGAAAAAATAATATTCTATTGCCGGCGTGGAAAAGAAAAAACACAGAAACAAAATCTTGA
- a CDS encoding TonB-dependent receptor: MKYAQFLRRFTCLLLFVISILCANAQVTTATINGIVKDPKGQPLTGATVVIEYVDAGIRQTVITKSDGRFTVPNLRVGGPYKVSITHVSYQEAVSSDIFLELGLNNSLEFVLEERKKELEAVTVSSRSKVFDNKRTGASTNISNNIIKTLPTISRSSDDYLRLAPSASATYNGLSFAGRNGQYNNFSLDGAVFNNPFGLDAPTPGGQTSAQPISLDAIDQIQVNLAPYDVTQAGFTGAGVNTVTKSGSNKFTGTMYGFYRNEGMTGKKVDKETFEIPNLSQLQAGVALGGPIIKNKLFYFLSFETEQRTDAASAYVAQNSNNVGKPTTSRVLEQDLIDVSNILKTRFGYETGPYQNFTLDQKNYKWLAKIDWNINSVHKLSFTYNGLDASKDKPAHPSAIGRRGPDYTTLQFQNSGYEIVNKLNSFGAELKSNFSSNYANKLRLVYTTFRDKRNPFSEPFPVVNIDKYNTRYIVAGHEPFSINNRLNQDAFQATNNFNIFAKNHNITIGASYESFKFANSFNLTGYGPTLFWDSDIQTFKDSVPVGGALVFGAYPLDVDVNYAKNHAAADVWTWYYLTVAQGSLYVQDEWQTSERFRLTYGLRMDVPFYFNSSYSTPNLNSDGTFTGSYTTGDPTVPNNDDLTLFDANGNPVTNGVGKDLDNTKLPKSTPLLSPRVGFNWDVKGDKTLQVRGGSGLFTGRFPFVWIGNHIGNPFSFFYNATDRNFKWPQVWRSNIGTDVKSKFGTIYTFDVAYTKDVNAMMVRNYKLGTPTGTLNSGTGDDRKIYTANDQGTANTYVFTNTKVGYQFNFSFQAQQTFKKGLYAMIGYNFLVAKDASSISAEISSDAFDRNPILNNANEARLTPSLYGNKHRILAAVYKKFDYGKDKMYATTISLFANWTSGNRFAYVYGGDINNDGTSSNDLLYVPTDAEIDNMTFTPLTDANGNVQDQATQRNAFKQFIGQDDYLNGLRGQYTEKYGGETPWFSQVDMRILQDFNFKGKNKTQTVQVSFDIVNVGNLLNSEWGVRKYATTSGYFQPLSVSYNNNAPTYQFDPSLKQTFIASPDLISRWQLQVGLRYIF; this comes from the coding sequence ATGAAATATGCTCAATTTCTGCGGCGTTTTACATGCCTCTTATTATTTGTTATTTCCATTTTATGTGCGAATGCACAGGTAACTACCGCCACCATTAATGGAATTGTAAAAGACCCCAAGGGCCAGCCTTTAACAGGCGCTACTGTTGTGATAGAATATGTTGATGCCGGAATACGACAAACAGTAATTACAAAATCTGATGGCCGTTTTACTGTGCCAAACCTAAGAGTGGGCGGGCCTTATAAAGTTTCAATTACACATGTAAGCTACCAGGAAGCTGTGTCTTCTGATATTTTCCTTGAACTTGGTTTGAACAACTCGCTCGAATTTGTTTTGGAAGAAAGAAAGAAGGAACTGGAAGCTGTAACCGTTTCATCACGTTCTAAAGTTTTTGACAATAAAAGAACAGGAGCCTCTACGAATATCAGCAACAACATCATAAAAACATTACCGACTATTTCCCGTTCGTCTGATGATTATTTAAGATTAGCACCATCTGCATCTGCAACATATAATGGATTGTCTTTTGCAGGCAGAAATGGACAGTATAATAATTTTTCTTTGGATGGAGCTGTGTTCAATAATCCATTTGGTTTGGATGCGCCAACACCCGGCGGACAAACAAGTGCTCAACCAATTTCACTGGACGCCATTGATCAGATACAGGTAAACCTTGCACCCTACGATGTAACGCAGGCGGGCTTTACAGGTGCAGGTGTGAATACAGTTACAAAAAGTGGGAGTAATAAATTTACCGGTACGATGTATGGATTTTATAGAAATGAAGGCATGACAGGGAAAAAAGTTGATAAGGAGACTTTTGAAATACCTAACCTCAGCCAGTTACAGGCCGGCGTTGCATTAGGCGGTCCTATCATAAAAAATAAGCTATTCTATTTCCTCAGTTTCGAAACAGAACAAAGAACAGATGCTGCTTCTGCGTATGTAGCGCAAAATAGCAACAATGTTGGCAAGCCAACTACATCACGTGTATTAGAGCAGGATCTTATTGATGTAAGTAATATTTTGAAAACAAGATTTGGCTACGAAACAGGGCCTTATCAAAATTTCACACTCGATCAGAAAAATTACAAGTGGCTAGCGAAGATCGACTGGAACATTAACAGTGTACATAAACTTTCTTTTACCTACAATGGTCTTGATGCAAGTAAAGACAAACCAGCACATCCCAGTGCTATTGGAAGAAGAGGTCCTGATTATACCACATTACAATTTCAAAACTCTGGCTATGAGATTGTAAATAAACTCAACTCTTTTGGTGCAGAATTGAAATCAAATTTCAGTAGCAATTATGCAAATAAATTAAGACTGGTTTATACAACATTCCGCGATAAACGTAATCCATTCTCAGAACCTTTCCCTGTTGTAAACATTGATAAATATAATACCCGTTATATTGTTGCAGGTCATGAACCTTTCTCTATCAATAATCGTCTTAACCAGGATGCATTCCAGGCTACTAATAATTTCAACATATTTGCGAAGAACCATAATATAACAATCGGGGCATCTTATGAATCATTCAAGTTTGCCAACTCCTTTAATCTTACAGGTTACGGCCCTACTTTATTCTGGGATTCAGACATACAAACATTTAAAGATTCTGTTCCTGTTGGCGGAGCTCTTGTATTTGGTGCTTATCCGTTGGATGTAGATGTAAACTATGCAAAAAATCATGCTGCTGCAGATGTGTGGACTTGGTATTATTTAACTGTTGCCCAGGGTTCATTATATGTACAGGATGAATGGCAAACCAGTGAACGCTTCAGGCTGACATATGGTTTAAGAATGGATGTTCCTTTTTATTTTAACTCAAGTTATTCAACACCCAATCTTAATAGCGATGGAACTTTTACTGGCAGTTATACAACAGGCGACCCAACTGTTCCTAATAACGATGATCTTACTTTATTTGATGCAAACGGCAATCCTGTTACCAATGGTGTTGGTAAAGACCTGGACAATACTAAATTGCCAAAATCAACGCCATTACTTTCTCCGCGTGTTGGTTTTAACTGGGATGTAAAAGGTGATAAAACTTTACAGGTACGTGGTGGTTCAGGTTTATTTACCGGTCGCTTTCCTTTTGTGTGGATCGGCAATCATATTGGCAATCCATTTAGTTTCTTTTACAATGCCACAGACAGGAATTTTAAATGGCCACAGGTTTGGCGCAGCAATATTGGAACAGATGTAAAAAGCAAATTCGGAACCATTTACACATTTGATGTAGCATATACAAAAGATGTAAATGCCATGATGGTACGCAACTATAAATTAGGTACACCAACCGGCACACTTAACTCAGGCACAGGAGATGACAGGAAAATTTATACTGCTAATGATCAGGGCACAGCAAACACGTATGTATTTACCAACACAAAAGTTGGTTATCAATTCAACTTTAGTTTCCAGGCACAGCAAACATTTAAGAAGGGTTTGTATGCAATGATCGGTTATAATTTTCTTGTAGCAAAAGACGCAAGTTCCATCTCTGCAGAAATTTCCAGCGATGCATTCGATCGCAACCCGATTCTTAACAATGCAAATGAAGCAAGACTTACACCGTCGCTCTATGGAAATAAGCACAGGATACTCGCAGCAGTTTATAAGAAGTTTGATTATGGCAAAGACAAGATGTATGCTACTACTATTTCACTATTCGCTAACTGGACGTCAGGCAATCGCTTCGCTTATGTATATGGTGGAGACATCAACAACGATGGCACCAGCAGCAATGATCTTTTATACGTGCCAACAGATGCTGAAATAGACAACATGACCTTTACGCCACTTACAGATGCAAATGGTAATGTGCAGGACCAGGCCACACAGCGCAATGCCTTTAAACAATTCATAGGGCAGGATGATTATCTCAATGGTTTACGCGGACAGTACACAGAAAAATATGGCGGCGAAACACCATGGTTCAGCCAGGTTGATATGCGCATATTGCAGGACTTTAATTTCAAAGGCAAGAACAAAACACAAACAGTACAGGTAAGTTTTGATATTGTAAATGTAGGCAACCTGCTCAACAGCGAATGGGGTGTACGCAAGTATGCAACTACATCAGGTTACTTTCAGCCATTGTCTGTTTCATACAATAACAATGCGCCCACTTACCAGTTCGATCCTTCTTTGAAACAAACATTTATTGCCAGCCCGGATCTTATTTCCCGTTGGCAGTTGCAGGTAGGCTTGAGATATATTTTCTAA
- the recG gene encoding ATP-dependent DNA helicase RecG: protein MLDSPIEYLKGVGPLRGDMLKKELGIFTFRDLLEHFPLRHIDKTIVNKIAEINPQTDFIQVAGTITSIELIGEKRGKRLVAEIKDNTGYLELVWFQGINWVEKILQIGSDYLVYGRVSFFNGKPQMSHPEIELRTAGIADGKNYLEPIYSSTEKLKARALNGRQIGKLTAALLPQISERDIPENIPAYIVEKLKLTGRYKAFCDIHIPRNMEDYEAAVNRLKFEEFFLAQIRLQLTRLRRHRSSKGVVFEKVGELFNTFYSQYLPFELTGAQKRVIKEIRADTAQGHQMNRLLQGDVGSGKTIVALLCMLLAADNGFQSCMMAPTEILAQQHYNGLKELLKDMPVQIRILTGSTKSAERKKVLAGLLDGTIHFLVGTHAVIEDVVQFQNLGFAIVDEQHRFGVAQRAQLWKKATIPPHILVMTATPIPRTLAMTAYGDLDYSVMDELPPGRKPIQTVHRNEMQRAAVMDFIKTEIEKGRQAYIIYPLIEESEKLSYEDLMQGYEQVKSYFPEPRYKISMVHGRMPADQKDVNMQRFISHDTNIMVSTTVIEVGVNVPNASVMVIESAEKFGLSQLHQLRGRVGRGSEKSYCILLTGSKVSQDARERIKIMCATNDGFAIAEKDLELRGPGDIEGTRQSGVLNFKLASIVNDKALLDVAKHYALEVLNADEELVHEKNAPLKQFLLSQKGKTAWSLIS, encoded by the coding sequence ATACTTGACTCACCAATAGAATACCTCAAAGGCGTTGGGCCGTTGCGTGGAGACATGCTCAAAAAAGAACTGGGCATATTTACTTTTCGTGATCTGCTGGAACATTTTCCGCTGCGGCATATCGATAAAACCATTGTAAATAAAATTGCGGAGATAAACCCTCAAACAGATTTTATACAGGTAGCCGGCACTATAACCAGTATTGAATTAATTGGTGAAAAAAGAGGCAAGCGCCTTGTGGCAGAAATAAAAGACAATACCGGTTATCTTGAATTGGTTTGGTTCCAGGGTATTAACTGGGTTGAAAAAATTTTACAGATCGGCAGTGATTATCTCGTTTACGGGCGGGTAAGTTTTTTTAATGGTAAGCCGCAAATGAGTCACCCTGAAATTGAATTACGAACTGCAGGCATTGCAGATGGAAAAAATTATTTGGAGCCCATTTATTCCAGTACAGAAAAATTAAAAGCAAGGGCATTAAACGGAAGACAGATCGGTAAACTTACAGCTGCTTTATTACCACAAATTTCAGAACGTGATATTCCTGAAAATATTCCAGCATACATTGTTGAAAAGCTAAAACTTACTGGGCGTTATAAAGCCTTTTGCGATATTCATATTCCACGCAATATGGAAGATTATGAAGCTGCTGTAAACCGTTTAAAGTTTGAAGAATTTTTTCTTGCACAAATAAGATTGCAGTTAACGAGATTGCGTCGTCACCGCAGCAGCAAAGGTGTTGTATTTGAAAAAGTAGGAGAACTCTTCAATACTTTTTATAGTCAGTACCTTCCTTTTGAATTAACCGGTGCACAAAAAAGGGTGATCAAAGAAATACGTGCCGATACTGCACAAGGACACCAGATGAACCGGTTATTGCAAGGTGATGTTGGCAGTGGAAAAACTATCGTGGCTTTGCTTTGTATGTTGCTCGCTGCGGATAATGGTTTTCAAAGCTGCATGATGGCACCTACAGAAATTCTTGCACAACAACATTACAATGGCTTAAAAGAATTGCTGAAAGATATGCCTGTACAGATTCGCATATTAACGGGCAGCACCAAATCTGCTGAAAGGAAAAAAGTGCTGGCAGGCTTATTAGATGGAACTATTCACTTTTTGGTAGGTACGCATGCGGTGATAGAAGATGTTGTACAATTTCAAAATCTCGGTTTTGCCATTGTTGATGAACAACATCGTTTTGGTGTGGCGCAAAGAGCGCAGCTTTGGAAAAAAGCAACCATCCCTCCTCATATTTTAGTAATGACGGCAACACCCATTCCACGCACATTAGCCATGACAGCCTACGGAGATCTTGATTACAGTGTAATGGATGAATTACCACCCGGCCGAAAACCCATACAGACAGTGCATCGCAACGAAATGCAACGTGCTGCCGTCATGGATTTTATAAAAACAGAAATTGAAAAAGGAAGACAGGCTTACATCATCTATCCACTTATAGAAGAAAGTGAAAAGCTAAGTTACGAAGACCTGATGCAGGGTTATGAACAGGTGAAAAGTTATTTTCCGGAACCTCGCTATAAAATAAGTATGGTGCATGGCCGCATGCCTGCAGATCAAAAAGATGTTAATATGCAGCGTTTCATCAGCCATGACACCAACATAATGGTAAGTACTACCGTAATTGAAGTAGGTGTAAATGTGCCCAATGCCAGCGTAATGGTAATCGAAAGCGCAGAGAAGTTCGGTTTATCACAATTGCACCAGTTACGTGGCCGTGTTGGCCGTGGCAGTGAAAAAAGCTATTGCATTCTTTTAACAGGCAGCAAAGTAAGCCAGGATGCGCGGGAACGTATAAAGATCATGTGCGCCACCAATGATGGTTTTGCCATTGCCGAAAAAGATCTGGAGCTACGTGGACCCGGCGATATTGAAGGTACACGGCAAAGCGGTGTGTTAAACTTTAAACTCGCAAGTATAGTCAATGATAAAGCTTTGTTAGATGTGGCAAAACATTATGCGCTTGAGGTGCTGAATGCAGATGAGGAACTTGTTCATGAAAAGAATGCCCCGTTAAAACAATTCCTGTTATCGCAAAAGGGAAAAACAGCGTGGAGCCTTATATCATAG